The proteins below come from a single Candidatus Eremiobacteraceae bacterium genomic window:
- a CDS encoding pilus assembly protein N-terminal domain-containing protein, translating to MTAVRATQRRCATALLAALVAFAAGAAAQPDATPSPSPAAAVSSAPPATPSPSPLASGLPLPPVSSPVATYGPMPLATQTPAPVTLGAAASTLPLGHIGRIPVVSPPSGILTLAVSDPNVASAVFNGIDRTIDVTGLHPGTTTLTASDQYGQTTTISITVQPYAGRAASSTQVTITGNPASADFVAQMAAQAALRVAYPVQGASVAAPSTAVADAHTLDADNTTVVHVPVSMTGPGLYPYNQTVAVSVVNLAQPHVDPKFLLVSDFPETITEDGTLFYADVNYDEPARLLYYHYADRGAPLRRVTVKVQNNGLVSSLIQLTAGIAGPDPNVLAVGHASTLRFLEQEASDEGQIFEVPPHATLNVIEQLLPPVSLVSGLMAVRVVEGDGVRIAVVVQDASDSPVEPISDTLLSSVVHHSRGVYEVPDFSYDEAYTVGDDPTVLHIGKLPLPNLVQGEVLGGDYGVKQSATVTLLNTGDTDANVGMWLQPRGGRATATFLIDGDLVEMKATDPGRYALVRSFPVPAHGFRRVEIVTMPEGGSSYPVNVLFSSNAPN from the coding sequence GTGACGGCTGTGCGGGCGACGCAACGGCGGTGCGCGACGGCGCTGCTCGCGGCGCTCGTCGCGTTTGCGGCCGGCGCCGCGGCGCAGCCGGACGCGACACCGTCACCATCTCCGGCCGCCGCCGTTTCGTCTGCTCCGCCCGCCACGCCATCGCCGTCGCCCTTGGCGAGCGGCTTACCGCTGCCCCCAGTCAGTTCTCCGGTGGCGACGTACGGGCCGATGCCGCTCGCGACGCAGACGCCCGCGCCCGTCACATTGGGCGCTGCGGCTTCTACATTGCCACTCGGTCACATCGGACGCATTCCCGTCGTGTCGCCGCCGAGCGGTATACTGACGTTGGCGGTTTCGGATCCGAACGTCGCTTCAGCGGTGTTCAACGGTATCGACCGCACGATCGATGTGACCGGTCTGCATCCGGGAACGACGACGCTGACCGCGTCGGACCAGTATGGTCAGACGACGACCATTTCCATCACCGTGCAGCCGTACGCGGGCAGAGCGGCCTCGTCGACGCAAGTGACGATCACCGGCAATCCGGCGTCGGCCGATTTCGTCGCGCAGATGGCCGCGCAGGCGGCTTTGCGCGTCGCGTATCCCGTGCAGGGCGCCTCGGTCGCTGCACCCTCGACCGCCGTCGCCGATGCGCACACGCTCGATGCGGACAACACGACCGTCGTCCACGTACCCGTTTCGATGACCGGTCCGGGTTTGTACCCGTACAACCAGACGGTGGCGGTATCGGTCGTCAATCTCGCGCAGCCGCACGTCGATCCGAAGTTCTTGCTCGTCTCCGATTTCCCCGAGACGATAACCGAGGACGGCACGCTGTTCTATGCCGACGTCAACTACGATGAACCCGCGCGCTTGTTGTACTATCACTACGCCGATCGCGGCGCGCCGCTGCGGCGCGTCACGGTGAAGGTGCAGAACAACGGGCTCGTCTCGAGTCTGATCCAGCTCACCGCCGGCATCGCCGGACCAGACCCGAACGTCCTCGCGGTCGGTCACGCATCGACGCTGCGATTCCTAGAGCAAGAGGCCAGCGACGAGGGACAGATCTTCGAAGTGCCGCCGCACGCGACGCTCAACGTCATCGAGCAACTGCTACCGCCGGTCTCGCTGGTCAGCGGGCTCATGGCCGTACGCGTCGTCGAGGGTGACGGCGTGCGGATCGCAGTCGTTGTCCAAGACGCGAGCGATTCGCCGGTCGAACCGATCTCCGACACATTGTTATCGAGCGTCGTCCACCACTCGCGCGGCGTCTACGAGGTGCCGGATTTTTCGTACGACGAGGCATATACGGTCGGCGACGATCCGACCGTCCTCCACATCGGCAAGCTGCCGTTGCCGAACCTCGTGCAAGGCGAAGTGCTCGGTGGCGACTACGGCGTCAAGCAATCGGCCACGGTGACGCTGCTGAATACCGGCGATACAGATGCGAATGTCGGCATGTGGCTGCAGCCTCGCGGCGGCCGCGCGACAGCGACGTTTCTTATAGACGGCGATCTCGTCGAGATGAAGGCGACCGATCCGGGGCGCTACGCGCTCGTCCGCAGCTTCCCGGTGCCGGCGCACGGCTTTCGGCGCGTCGAGATCGTGACGATGCCCGAAGGCGGCTCATCGTATCCGGTCAACGTGCTGTTCTCTTCTAACGCACCGAACTGA
- a CDS encoding ATP-dependent DNA helicase RecQ codes for MSVDIDLNEALVRHFGYDRFYPGQEHVIERVMEGKDTLAILATGAGKSLCYQLPALLLPGTTVVVSPLIALMKDQLDMLAAAGISSTVALNSTLSDEQEIDHLEQVARGNLKLIYVTPERLEDESFVDILKRLHVPLFVVDEAHCISQWGHDFRPAYLNLGRVIAALGHPTVLALTATATPAVREDIVTQLGIPHTKPIVRGFDRPNLVYEVIRASNDDEKLRVLRKKVEGQLAGQLGIIYTATIKNTYTVSEYLGTHCGVEAEVYHSKLQKADRDRVHDRFMNEQVKIVVATNAFGLGIDKANIRFVIHYDLPGSVEAYTQEAGRAGRDGDESLCLLLYRQSDTRVQNYFLTGKYPDVEEVQKVFGTLQYFEQQQNGVSLSDLRKISLLPLTKLKVILALLKKGGFIQNVTKATYGLAPRLKTQSELQLNLASYETKRSYDQSKLAMMLQYCETRSCRRKFILNYFGEDYDLPNCGACDNCRSGATALQNLAAAGDEADEDAEFGEFRIGDTVYHRKFGQGTVERFERDLVTVLFPSHGYKTLLAAAVSREEQQIA; via the coding sequence ATGTCAGTCGACATCGACCTGAACGAAGCACTGGTCCGCCACTTCGGGTACGACCGTTTTTATCCGGGCCAGGAACATGTCATCGAGCGCGTCATGGAAGGCAAAGATACGCTCGCGATTTTGGCGACCGGCGCAGGCAAGTCGCTCTGTTACCAATTGCCCGCGCTGCTCTTGCCGGGCACGACCGTCGTCGTCTCGCCGCTCATCGCACTCATGAAGGACCAGCTCGACATGCTCGCCGCGGCGGGCATCTCGAGCACCGTCGCGCTCAACAGCACGCTCTCCGACGAACAAGAGATCGACCACCTCGAACAGGTCGCGCGCGGCAATCTCAAGCTGATCTACGTGACGCCGGAACGTCTCGAAGACGAGAGCTTCGTCGATATCCTCAAGCGACTGCACGTGCCGCTCTTCGTCGTCGATGAAGCGCACTGCATCTCGCAGTGGGGGCACGATTTCCGGCCCGCGTATCTCAACCTCGGCCGTGTCATCGCGGCGCTCGGCCACCCGACCGTGCTGGCCCTGACCGCCACGGCGACGCCCGCCGTGCGCGAAGACATCGTCACGCAGCTCGGCATCCCGCACACAAAGCCGATCGTCCGCGGATTCGACCGCCCGAACCTCGTCTACGAGGTCATCCGCGCGTCGAACGACGACGAGAAGCTGCGCGTGTTGCGCAAGAAAGTCGAAGGCCAACTCGCGGGCCAGCTCGGCATCATCTACACCGCGACGATCAAGAACACGTACACGGTGTCGGAATATCTCGGCACGCACTGCGGCGTCGAGGCTGAAGTCTACCATTCGAAACTGCAAAAGGCCGACCGCGACCGCGTCCACGACCGCTTCATGAACGAACAGGTCAAGATCGTCGTCGCTACCAACGCGTTCGGTCTCGGCATCGACAAGGCGAACATCCGCTTCGTCATCCACTACGATCTGCCGGGCAGCGTCGAAGCATACACGCAGGAAGCCGGCCGCGCCGGTCGCGACGGCGACGAGTCGCTCTGCCTGTTGCTCTATCGCCAGAGCGATACGCGCGTCCAGAACTACTTCTTGACCGGCAAGTATCCCGACGTCGAAGAAGTGCAGAAAGTCTTCGGCACGCTGCAATATTTCGAACAGCAGCAGAACGGGGTGTCGCTGTCCGACTTGCGCAAGATCTCGCTGCTGCCGCTGACGAAGCTCAAAGTCATCCTCGCGCTGCTCAAGAAGGGCGGCTTCATCCAAAACGTCACGAAAGCGACGTACGGATTGGCGCCGCGGCTCAAGACGCAGTCGGAGCTCCAGCTCAACCTGGCGAGCTACGAGACGAAGCGCTCGTACGATCAGAGCAAGCTCGCGATGATGCTCCAGTACTGCGAGACGCGCAGCTGCCGGCGCAAGTTCATCCTCAACTATTTCGGCGAGGATTACGACTTGCCGAATTGCGGCGCGTGCGACAACTGCCGCAGCGGGGCCACCGCGTTGCAAAACCTGGCTGCCGCCGGCGACGAGGCCGACGAAGACGCGGAGTTCGGCGAGTTCCGCATCGGCGACACGGTCTACCACCGCAAATTCGGCCAAGGCACGGTCGAGCGATTCGAACGCGACCTCGTCACCGTGCTCTTCCCGAGTCACGGTTATAAGACGCTGCTCGCGGCGGCCGTGAGCCGCGAGGAACAGCAGATCGCCTAA
- a CDS encoding glycosyltransferase family 1 protein, giving the protein MTRLRVALETQFAVGTPTGLGVYASGLAKALRARDDVEVVELRDDSFDLWRFDRRLYWDQVRAPALAARAKADVVHFTGGTLPLRLTHPTILTLHDLVWVRGVNRGRFYVRWYFGDLQRRLARRADAILVDTEAARVDVADGLDIDAARIHVVGVGVDDSFFHIERRVDDPPFILCVGTVERRKDLVTAVEAVARIPDVRLVSVGPLTPYADEVRARAARLDVSNRIDLRGYVDHATLRDLYSRAAALVFPSRYEGFGLPPLQALACGLPVVAARIPVTEEVLGDSPVYVEPGDDIGFAVALSSVTSSSDARRAEAGRRQAQTFIWPTVADSIVRCYRATTRNVGA; this is encoded by the coding sequence TTGACCCGCCTTCGCGTCGCGCTCGAGACGCAGTTCGCGGTGGGCACACCGACCGGGCTTGGCGTCTACGCATCGGGTCTTGCCAAAGCGCTCCGAGCACGCGATGACGTCGAGGTCGTCGAGCTGCGCGACGACAGCTTCGATCTGTGGCGATTCGACCGCAGGCTTTACTGGGACCAGGTCCGCGCGCCGGCGCTCGCCGCACGTGCGAAAGCGGACGTCGTGCACTTCACTGGCGGCACACTGCCGCTCAGGCTCACGCATCCGACGATCCTGACGCTTCACGACCTCGTTTGGGTGCGCGGCGTCAATCGCGGCCGCTTCTATGTGCGCTGGTATTTCGGCGATCTCCAACGACGCCTCGCGCGGCGCGCCGACGCGATCCTCGTCGACACTGAAGCCGCGCGCGTCGACGTCGCGGATGGTCTCGACATCGACGCGGCTAGAATCCACGTGGTCGGCGTCGGAGTCGACGATTCGTTCTTCCACATCGAACGCCGCGTAGACGATCCACCGTTTATCCTATGCGTGGGCACGGTCGAGCGGCGGAAAGATCTCGTCACCGCGGTCGAAGCCGTCGCGCGTATCCCGGATGTCCGATTAGTTTCGGTCGGTCCGCTCACGCCTTACGCTGACGAAGTGCGAGCGAGGGCAGCGCGTCTCGACGTGTCGAACCGGATCGACTTACGCGGCTACGTTGACCACGCGACCTTGCGCGATCTCTACTCGCGAGCAGCGGCCCTGGTCTTTCCATCCCGCTACGAAGGTTTCGGTCTCCCGCCCCTACAGGCGTTGGCGTGCGGATTACCCGTCGTCGCGGCGCGTATTCCGGTGACTGAGGAGGTGCTCGGCGATAGCCCCGTCTACGTCGAACCGGGTGATGACATCGGATTCGCCGTGGCTCTCTCGTCCGTGACGAGTTCGTCCGACGCCCGGCGCGCCGAAGCTGGCCGCAGACAAGCCCAGACGTTCATTTGGCCCACCGTCGCAGACAGTATCGTGCGCTGCTATCGTGCAACTACCCGGAACGTCGGTGCCTGA
- the dnaX gene encoding DNA polymerase III subunit gamma/tau, whose product MPESVSQDGLALYRKHRPAGFDALVGQPAVVQGLQAAVKTGRVSHAYLFAGPRGTGKTSAARILAKCLDCLTNGPRPDPCGICEACVSITEGTAFDVVEIDAASNRGINEIRELRERVRFAPAQFRTKVYIVDEVHMLTSEAFNALLKTLEEPPEYVVFVLATTEAHRVPATILSRCQRYEFRRMTPADIGKRLTEVAAMEKIKISPEAVERLAYLADGALRDALVMLDQARGFAGGTRIDDAVLDEAFGASHRELVERIVDAIASSDAGEALRAVADATAVGADPAWLTKECLRWFRLALLSLAGRGLVEAEVGPEEAATIDERAAKVGRAKVLTALRYLSETAALRFSSQPRIDLELALARIILPSDDLSLRALSERLRLLEERAPNGSPPANAPPASPAPESASGASGRAAKKDSKRAEPAAASISAARLSGLWPMVLTAARGRSMQAYGHLQHAVVAEASDELVTIGVDDKYNRDRLADSAMSKLVAEAIAEASGAHPQVRFVLSPTPVASQAKAPGGLALAADVLGDDLF is encoded by the coding sequence GTGCCAGAATCGGTGTCCCAAGACGGGCTCGCCCTTTACCGCAAGCATAGACCCGCGGGTTTTGATGCGCTTGTAGGCCAGCCCGCCGTCGTCCAAGGACTTCAAGCTGCGGTCAAGACGGGCCGCGTCTCCCACGCCTACCTGTTCGCCGGACCGCGCGGCACCGGCAAGACGTCCGCGGCGCGCATCCTAGCCAAATGTCTAGACTGCCTGACGAATGGCCCACGGCCGGATCCGTGCGGCATCTGCGAGGCATGCGTTTCGATCACCGAGGGCACCGCGTTCGACGTCGTGGAGATCGACGCCGCAAGCAATCGCGGCATCAACGAGATCCGCGAGCTGCGCGAGCGCGTCCGCTTCGCGCCGGCGCAATTCCGCACGAAGGTCTATATCGTCGACGAAGTCCACATGCTCACGAGCGAGGCGTTCAACGCGCTTCTCAAGACGCTCGAAGAGCCGCCGGAATACGTCGTCTTCGTCCTCGCGACGACCGAGGCACACCGGGTTCCCGCCACCATCCTCTCGCGCTGTCAGCGCTACGAATTCCGGCGCATGACCCCGGCGGACATCGGCAAACGGCTCACCGAAGTGGCGGCGATGGAAAAGATCAAGATCTCGCCGGAAGCCGTCGAGCGTCTCGCGTACCTCGCCGACGGCGCCCTGCGCGATGCGCTCGTCATGCTCGACCAAGCCCGCGGCTTCGCGGGCGGCACCAGGATCGACGATGCCGTGCTCGATGAGGCCTTCGGCGCTTCGCACCGCGAGCTCGTCGAACGGATCGTCGACGCGATCGCCAGCAGCGATGCCGGCGAAGCATTGCGCGCGGTCGCCGATGCCACTGCGGTCGGCGCCGACCCGGCTTGGCTCACGAAAGAATGCTTGCGCTGGTTCCGGCTCGCGCTGCTCTCGCTCGCGGGTCGCGGACTCGTCGAAGCCGAGGTCGGCCCCGAAGAAGCGGCTACTATCGACGAGCGCGCCGCGAAAGTGGGCCGCGCGAAAGTGCTCACCGCGCTGCGCTATCTGTCGGAGACGGCGGCATTGCGTTTCTCATCGCAACCGCGCATCGATCTCGAGCTCGCGCTCGCGCGCATCATCTTGCCGTCAGACGACTTGAGCTTGCGCGCGTTGTCGGAGCGATTACGCCTTCTTGAAGAGCGTGCTCCGAACGGCAGCCCGCCGGCGAATGCGCCGCCCGCGTCGCCGGCACCCGAGTCCGCCTCGGGCGCGAGCGGTCGCGCCGCGAAGAAAGACTCGAAGCGCGCCGAGCCGGCCGCCGCCTCGATCAGCGCAGCGCGCCTTTCCGGTCTTTGGCCGATGGTCCTGACCGCGGCTCGCGGACGATCGATGCAGGCATACGGGCATCTGCAGCACGCGGTCGTCGCGGAAGCATCGGATGAACTTGTCACCATCGGCGTCGACGACAAGTACAATCGCGATAGACTCGCCGATTCCGCGATGAGCAAGCTCGTCGCCGAAGCGATCGCAGAAGCGAGCGGCG